Proteins encoded within one genomic window of Canis lupus familiaris isolate Mischka breed German Shepherd chromosome 12, alternate assembly UU_Cfam_GSD_1.0, whole genome shotgun sequence:
- the BAG6 gene encoding large proline-rich protein BAG6 isoform X6, translating to MEPTDSTSTTSSMEEPDSLEVLVKTLDSQTRTFIVGAQMNVKEFKEHIAASVSIPSEKQRLIYQGRVLQDDKKLQEYNVGGKVIHLVERAPPQTPLPSGASSGIGSASATHGGGPPPGTRGPGASVHDRNANSYVMVGTFNLPSEPRVRLVMAQHMIRDIQTLLSRMEQSPLPLVSRISPLQCRGGPQAQHSQPPPQTPAVASEPVALSSQTSEAVESEVPPREPMEAEEVEERASAQSPELTPSGPAPVGPAPAPETNAPNHPSPAEYVEVLQELQRLESRLQPFLQRYYEVLGTAATTDYNNNQEGREEDQRLINLVGESLRLLGNTFVALSDLRCNLACAPPRHLHVVRPMSHYTTPMVLQQAAIPIQINVGTTVTMTGNGTRPPPTANAEAAPPGPGQASSLAPTSTTVESSTEGAPPPGPAPPPTTSHPRVIRISHQSVEPVVMMHMNIQDSGTQPGGVPSAPTGPLGPPGHGQTLGSTLIQLPSLPPEFMHAVAHQITHQAMVAAVASAAAGQQVPGFPTAPTRVVIARPTPPQARPSHPGGPPVSGTLQGSGLGTNASLAQMVSGLVGQLLMQPVLVAQGTPGMAPPPAPATASASAGTTNTATTAGPAPGGPAQPPPPQPSAADLQFSQLLGNLLGPAGPGAGGPGMASPTITVAMPGVPAFLQGMTDFLQAAQTAPPPPPPPPPPPPAPEQQTVPPPGSPSGGTGSPGGLGLESLSPEFFTSVVQGVLNSLLGSLGARAGSSESIAAFIQRLSGSSNIFEPGADGALGFFGALLSLLCQNFSMVDVVMLLHGHFQPLQRLQPQLRSFFHQHYLGGQEPTPGNIRTATHTLITGLEEYVRESFSLVQVQPGVDIIRTNLEFLQEQFNSIAAHVLHCTDSGFGARLLELCNQGLFECLALNLHCLGGQQMELAAVINGRIRRMSRGVNPSLVSWLTTMMGLRLQVVLEHMPVGPDAILRYVRRVGDPPQPLPEEPMEVQGSERTSPEPQRENASPAPGTTAEEAMSRGPPPAPEGGGGGSREEQDGAAAETEPWAAAVPPEWVPIIQQDIQSQRKVKPQPPLSDAYLSGMPAKRRKTMQGEGPQLLLSEAVSRAAKAAGARPLTSPESLSRDLEAPEVQESYRQQLRADIQKRLQEDPNYSPQRFPNAHRAFTDDP from the exons ATGTTGGGGGAAAGGTTATTCACCTGGTGGAACGGGCTCCTCCTCAGACTCCGCTCCCTTCTGGGGCATCTTCTGGGATAGGATCTGCCTCAGCCACCCATGGTGGAGGACCCCCGCCTGGTACTCGGGGGCCTGGGGCCTCTGTTCATGACCGGAATGCCAACAGCTATGTCATGGTTGGAACCTTTAACCTTCCT AGTGAGCCCCGAGTACGGCTGGTGATGGCTCAACACATGATCAGGGATATACAAACCTTACTATCCCGGATGGAG CAGTCTCCTCTTCCTCTGGTATCCCGAATCTCTCCACTTCAGTGTCGAGGGGGACCCCAAGCACAGCATAGTCAGCCGCCCCCCCAGACACCAGCTGTGGCCTCGGAGCCGGTAGCCTTGAGCTCTCAAACATCAGAAGCAGTTGAGAGTGAAGTGCCTCCTCGGGAGCCTATGGAGGCAGAAGAAGTGGAGGAGCGTGCCTCAGCCCAGAGCCCGGAACTCACCCCTTCTGGCCCAGCCCCAGTGggcccagcacctgccccagAGACAAATGCACCCAA TCATCCTTCCCCTGCGGAGTATGTCGAAGTGCTTCAGGAGCTACAGCGGCTtgagagccgccttcagcccttcTTGCAGCGCTACTACGAGGTTCTGGGTACTGCTGCCACCACGGACTACAACAATAAC CAGGAGGGCCGAGAAGAGGACCAGCGCTTGATCAACTTAGTGGGGGAGAGCCTGCGGCTGCTGGGTAACACTTTCGTGGCGCTGTCTGACCTGCGCTGCAATCTGGCCTGTGCGCCCCCACGACACCTGCATGTGGTCCGGCCCATGTCTCACTACACTACCCCCATGGTGCTTCAGCAAGCAGCCATTCCCATCCAG ATCAATGTGGGAACCACTGTGACCATGACGGGGAATGGGACTCGGCCCCCCCCAACTGCCAATGCGGAGGCAGCTCCCCCTGGTCCTGGGCAGGCCTCGTCCCTGGCTCCCACTTCTACCACTGTCGAGTCTTCAACCGAGGGGGCTCCCCCGCCAGGGCCAGCTCCCCCCCCAACCACCAGTCACCCGAGGGTCATCCGAATTTCCCACCAGAGCGTGGAACCCGTGGTCATGATGCACATGAATATCCAAG aTTCCGGCACACAGCCTGGTGGAGTTCCGAGTGCTCCCACTGGCCCCCTAGGACCCCCTGGTCATGGCCAGACCCTGG gctccaccctcatccagctgccctccctgccccctgagTTCATGCACGCCGTCGCCCACCAGATCACTCATCAGGCCATGGTGGCAGCTGTTGCCTCCGCGGCCGCAG GACAGCAGGTGCCAGGCTTCCCTACGGCTCCGACCCGGGTGGTGATTGCCCGGCCCACCCCTCCACAGGCTCGGCCTTCCCATCCTGGGGGGCCCCCCGTCTCGGGTACTCTA CAGGGCTCCGGGCTAGGTACCAATGCTTCTCTGGCCCAGATGGTGAGCGGCCTTGTGGGGCAGCTCCTGATGCAGCCTGTTCTGGTGG CTCAGGGGACCCCAGGAATGGctccacctccagcccctgccaCTGCTTCAGCTAGTGCCGGCACTACCAACACCGCTACCACAGCTGGCCCTGCTCCCGGGGGGcctgcccagcctcctccccctcAGCCCTCGGCCGCCGACCTGCAGTTCTCTCAGCTCCTGGGGAACTTGCTGGGgccagcagggcctggggccGGCGGGCCTGGCATGGCTTCTCCCACCATCACCGTGGCCATGCCCGGCGTCCCCGCCTTTCTACAGGGCATGACTGACTTTCTGCAG GCAGCACAGacagcccctccacccccgccgccgccgccgcccccgcccccagcaccgGAGCAGCAGACTGTGCCCCCACCAGGGTCCCCTTCTGGTGGCACAGGGAGTCCTGGAGGCCTGGGTCTTGAGAGCCTTTCACCGGAGTTTTTTACATCTGTGGTGCAGGGTGTGCTGAActccctgctgggctccctgggggcgCGGGCCGGCAGCAGTGAGAGCATCGCTGCTTTCATCCAGCGCCTCAGCGGATCCAGTAACATCTTCGAGCCTGGGGCAGATGGGGCCCTCG GATTCTTCGGGGCCCTGCTTTCTCTTTTGTGCCAGAACTTTTCCATGGTAGACGTGGTGATGCTTCTTCACGGCCATTTCCAGCCACTGCAGCGGCTCCAGCCCCAGCTGCGGTCCTTTTTCCACCAGCACTACCTGGGTGGCCAAGAGCCCACACCCGGTAACATACGG ACGGCGACCCACACATTGATCACGGGGCTGGAAGAATACGTGCGGGAGAGTTTC TCTTTGGTGCAGGTTCAGCCTGGTGTGGACATCATCCGGACCAACCTGGAGTTTCTCCAGGAGCAGTTCAACAGCATTGCTGCTCATGTGCTGCACTGCACAG ATAGTGGATTTGGGGCCCGTTTGTTGGAGTTGTGTAACCAGGGCCTGTTTGAGTGCCTGGCCCTCAACCTGCACTGCTTGGGGGGCCAGCAGATGGAACTCGCTGCTGTCATCAATGGCCGGATA CGTCGCATGTCTCGTGGGGTGAACCCGTCCCTGGTGAGCTGGCTGACCACTATGATGGGGCTGAGGCTTCAGGTGGTTCTGGAGCACATGCCTGTGGGCCCCGATGCCATCCTCAGATACGTCCGCAGGGTTGGCGACCCACCCCAG CCACTTCCTGAGGAGCCGATGGAAGTTCAGGGATCAGAGAGGACTTCTCCTGAGCCTCAG CGGGAGAATGCCTCCCCGGCCCCAGGAACAACGGCAGAAGAGGCCATGTCTCGAGGGCCTCCTCCTGCACctgagggcggcggcggcggctcccgtGAAGAGCAGGACGGAGCTGCAGCCGAGACTGAGCCTTGGGCAGCTGCCGTCCCCCCA GAGTGGGTCCCGATTATCCAGCAGGACATTCAGAGCCAGCGGAAAGTGAAGCCGCAGCCCCCCTTGAGCGATGCCTACCTCAGTGGTATGCCTGCCAAGAGACGCAAG ACGATGCAGGGTGAGGGCCCCCAGCTGCTTCTCTCAGAGGCCGTGAGCCGGGCAGCTAAGGCAGCCGGAGCTCGGCCCCTGACGAGCCCCGAGAGCCTGAGCCGGGACCTGGAGGCACCAGAGGTTCAGGAGAGCTACAGGCAGCAG ctccGGGCTGATATACAGAAGCGACTGCAGGAAGACCCCAACTACAGCCCCCAGCGCTTCCCTAATGCCCACCGGGCCTTCACTGATGATCCCTAG
- the BAG6 gene encoding large proline-rich protein BAG6 isoform X10 produces the protein MEPTDSTSTTSSMEEPDSLEVLVKTLDSQTRTFIVGAQMNVKEFKEHIAASVSIPSEKQRLIYQGRVLQDDKKLQEYNVGGKVIHLVERAPPQTPLPSGASSGIGSASATHGGGPPPGTRGPGASVHDRNANSYVMVGTFNLPSDGSAVDVHINMEQAPIQSEPRVRLVMAQHMIRDIQTLLSRMEQSPLPLVSRISPLQCRGGPQAQHSQPPPQTPAVASEPVALSSQTSEAVESEVPPREPMEAEEVEERASAQSPELTPSGPAPVGPAPAPETNAPNHPSPAEYVEVLQELQRLESRLQPFLQRYYEVLGTAATTDYNNNQEGREEDQRLINLVGESLRLLGNTFVALSDLRCNLACAPPRHLHVVRPMSHYTTPMVLQQAAIPIQINVGTTVTMTGNGTRPPPTANAEAAPPGPGQASSLAPTSTTVESSTEGAPPPGPAPPPTTSHPRVIRISHQSVEPVVMMHMNIQDSGTQPGGVPSAPTGPLGPPGHGQTLGQQVPGFPTAPTRVVIARPTPPQARPSHPGGPPVSGTLGSGLGTNASLAQMVSGLVGQLLMQPVLVAQGTPGMAPPPAPATASASAGTTNTATTAGPAPGGPAQPPPPQPSAADLQFSQLLGNLLGPAGPGAGGPGMASPTITVAMPGVPAFLQGMTDFLQAAQTAPPPPPPPPPPPPAPEQQTVPPPGSPSGGTGSPGGLGLESLSPEFFTSVVQGVLNSLLGSLGARAGSSESIAAFIQRLSGSSNIFEPGADGALGFFGALLSLLCQNFSMVDVVMLLHGHFQPLQRLQPQLRSFFHQHYLGGQEPTPGNIRTATHTLITGLEEYVRESFSLVQVQPGVDIIRTNLEFLQEQFNSIAAHVLHCTDSGFGARLLELCNQGLFECLALNLHCLGGQQMELAAVINGRIRRMSRGVNPSLVSWLTTMMGLRLQVVLEHMPVGPDAILRYVRRVGDPPQPLPEEPMEVQGSERTSPEPQRENASPAPGTTAEEAMSRGPPPAPEGGGGGSREEQDGAAAETEPWAAAVPPEWVPIIQQDIQSQRKVKPQPPLSDAYLSGMPAKRRKTMQGEGPQLLLSEAVSRAAKAAGARPLTSPESLSRDLEAPEVQESYRQQLRADIQKRLQEDPNYSPQRFPNAHRAFTDDP, from the exons ATGTTGGGGGAAAGGTTATTCACCTGGTGGAACGGGCTCCTCCTCAGACTCCGCTCCCTTCTGGGGCATCTTCTGGGATAGGATCTGCCTCAGCCACCCATGGTGGAGGACCCCCGCCTGGTACTCGGGGGCCTGGGGCCTCTGTTCATGACCGGAATGCCAACAGCTATGTCATGGTTGGAACCTTTAACCTTCCT AGTGACGGCTCTGCTGTGGATGTTCACATCAACATGGAACAGGCCCCGATTCAG AGTGAGCCCCGAGTACGGCTGGTGATGGCTCAACACATGATCAGGGATATACAAACCTTACTATCCCGGATGGAG CAGTCTCCTCTTCCTCTGGTATCCCGAATCTCTCCACTTCAGTGTCGAGGGGGACCCCAAGCACAGCATAGTCAGCCGCCCCCCCAGACACCAGCTGTGGCCTCGGAGCCGGTAGCCTTGAGCTCTCAAACATCAGAAGCAGTTGAGAGTGAAGTGCCTCCTCGGGAGCCTATGGAGGCAGAAGAAGTGGAGGAGCGTGCCTCAGCCCAGAGCCCGGAACTCACCCCTTCTGGCCCAGCCCCAGTGggcccagcacctgccccagAGACAAATGCACCCAA TCATCCTTCCCCTGCGGAGTATGTCGAAGTGCTTCAGGAGCTACAGCGGCTtgagagccgccttcagcccttcTTGCAGCGCTACTACGAGGTTCTGGGTACTGCTGCCACCACGGACTACAACAATAAC CAGGAGGGCCGAGAAGAGGACCAGCGCTTGATCAACTTAGTGGGGGAGAGCCTGCGGCTGCTGGGTAACACTTTCGTGGCGCTGTCTGACCTGCGCTGCAATCTGGCCTGTGCGCCCCCACGACACCTGCATGTGGTCCGGCCCATGTCTCACTACACTACCCCCATGGTGCTTCAGCAAGCAGCCATTCCCATCCAG ATCAATGTGGGAACCACTGTGACCATGACGGGGAATGGGACTCGGCCCCCCCCAACTGCCAATGCGGAGGCAGCTCCCCCTGGTCCTGGGCAGGCCTCGTCCCTGGCTCCCACTTCTACCACTGTCGAGTCTTCAACCGAGGGGGCTCCCCCGCCAGGGCCAGCTCCCCCCCCAACCACCAGTCACCCGAGGGTCATCCGAATTTCCCACCAGAGCGTGGAACCCGTGGTCATGATGCACATGAATATCCAAG aTTCCGGCACACAGCCTGGTGGAGTTCCGAGTGCTCCCACTGGCCCCCTAGGACCCCCTGGTCATGGCCAGACCCTGG GACAGCAGGTGCCAGGCTTCCCTACGGCTCCGACCCGGGTGGTGATTGCCCGGCCCACCCCTCCACAGGCTCGGCCTTCCCATCCTGGGGGGCCCCCCGTCTCGGGTACTCTA GGCTCCGGGCTAGGTACCAATGCTTCTCTGGCCCAGATGGTGAGCGGCCTTGTGGGGCAGCTCCTGATGCAGCCTGTTCTGGTGG CTCAGGGGACCCCAGGAATGGctccacctccagcccctgccaCTGCTTCAGCTAGTGCCGGCACTACCAACACCGCTACCACAGCTGGCCCTGCTCCCGGGGGGcctgcccagcctcctccccctcAGCCCTCGGCCGCCGACCTGCAGTTCTCTCAGCTCCTGGGGAACTTGCTGGGgccagcagggcctggggccGGCGGGCCTGGCATGGCTTCTCCCACCATCACCGTGGCCATGCCCGGCGTCCCCGCCTTTCTACAGGGCATGACTGACTTTCTGCAG GCAGCACAGacagcccctccacccccgccgccgccgccgcccccgcccccagcaccgGAGCAGCAGACTGTGCCCCCACCAGGGTCCCCTTCTGGTGGCACAGGGAGTCCTGGAGGCCTGGGTCTTGAGAGCCTTTCACCGGAGTTTTTTACATCTGTGGTGCAGGGTGTGCTGAActccctgctgggctccctgggggcgCGGGCCGGCAGCAGTGAGAGCATCGCTGCTTTCATCCAGCGCCTCAGCGGATCCAGTAACATCTTCGAGCCTGGGGCAGATGGGGCCCTCG GATTCTTCGGGGCCCTGCTTTCTCTTTTGTGCCAGAACTTTTCCATGGTAGACGTGGTGATGCTTCTTCACGGCCATTTCCAGCCACTGCAGCGGCTCCAGCCCCAGCTGCGGTCCTTTTTCCACCAGCACTACCTGGGTGGCCAAGAGCCCACACCCGGTAACATACGG ACGGCGACCCACACATTGATCACGGGGCTGGAAGAATACGTGCGGGAGAGTTTC TCTTTGGTGCAGGTTCAGCCTGGTGTGGACATCATCCGGACCAACCTGGAGTTTCTCCAGGAGCAGTTCAACAGCATTGCTGCTCATGTGCTGCACTGCACAG ATAGTGGATTTGGGGCCCGTTTGTTGGAGTTGTGTAACCAGGGCCTGTTTGAGTGCCTGGCCCTCAACCTGCACTGCTTGGGGGGCCAGCAGATGGAACTCGCTGCTGTCATCAATGGCCGGATA CGTCGCATGTCTCGTGGGGTGAACCCGTCCCTGGTGAGCTGGCTGACCACTATGATGGGGCTGAGGCTTCAGGTGGTTCTGGAGCACATGCCTGTGGGCCCCGATGCCATCCTCAGATACGTCCGCAGGGTTGGCGACCCACCCCAG CCACTTCCTGAGGAGCCGATGGAAGTTCAGGGATCAGAGAGGACTTCTCCTGAGCCTCAG CGGGAGAATGCCTCCCCGGCCCCAGGAACAACGGCAGAAGAGGCCATGTCTCGAGGGCCTCCTCCTGCACctgagggcggcggcggcggctcccgtGAAGAGCAGGACGGAGCTGCAGCCGAGACTGAGCCTTGGGCAGCTGCCGTCCCCCCA GAGTGGGTCCCGATTATCCAGCAGGACATTCAGAGCCAGCGGAAAGTGAAGCCGCAGCCCCCCTTGAGCGATGCCTACCTCAGTGGTATGCCTGCCAAGAGACGCAAG ACGATGCAGGGTGAGGGCCCCCAGCTGCTTCTCTCAGAGGCCGTGAGCCGGGCAGCTAAGGCAGCCGGAGCTCGGCCCCTGACGAGCCCCGAGAGCCTGAGCCGGGACCTGGAGGCACCAGAGGTTCAGGAGAGCTACAGGCAGCAG ctccGGGCTGATATACAGAAGCGACTGCAGGAAGACCCCAACTACAGCCCCCAGCGCTTCCCTAATGCCCACCGGGCCTTCACTGATGATCCCTAG
- the BAG6 gene encoding large proline-rich protein BAG6 isoform X18, which translates to MEPTDSTSTTSSMEEPDSLEVLVKTLDSQTRTFIVGAQCRGGPQAQHSQPPPQTPAVASEPVALSSQTSEAVESEVPPREPMEAEEVEERASAQSPELTPSGPAPVGPAPAPETNAPNHPSPAEYVEVLQELQRLESRLQPFLQRYYEVLGTAATTDYNNNQEGREEDQRLINLVGESLRLLGNTFVALSDLRCNLACAPPRHLHVVRPMSHYTTPMVLQQAAIPIQINVGTTVTMTGNGTRPPPTANAEAAPPGPGQASSLAPTSTTVESSTEGAPPPGPAPPPTTSHPRVIRISHQSVEPVVMMHMNIQDSGTQPGGVPSAPTGPLGPPGHGQTLGSTLIQLPSLPPEFMHAVAHQITHQAMVAAVASAAAGQQVPGFPTAPTRVVIARPTPPQARPSHPGGPPVSGTLQGSGLGTNASLAQMVSGLVGQLLMQPVLVAQGTPGMAPPPAPATASASAGTTNTATTAGPAPGGPAQPPPPQPSAADLQFSQLLGNLLGPAGPGAGGPGMASPTITVAMPGVPAFLQGMTDFLQAAQTAPPPPPPPPPPPPAPEQQTVPPPGSPSGGTGSPGGLGLESLSPEFFTSVVQGVLNSLLGSLGARAGSSESIAAFIQRLSGSSNIFEPGADGALGFFGALLSLLCQNFSMVDVVMLLHGHFQPLQRLQPQLRSFFHQHYLGGQEPTPGNIRTATHTLITGLEEYVRESFSLVQVQPGVDIIRTNLEFLQEQFNSIAAHVLHCTDSGFGARLLELCNQGLFECLALNLHCLGGQQMELAAVINGRIRRMSRGVNPSLVSWLTTMMGLRLQVVLEHMPVGPDAILRYVRRVGDPPQPLPEEPMEVQGSERTSPEPQRENASPAPGTTAEEAMSRGPPPAPEGGGGGSREEQDGAAAETEPWAAAVPPEWVPIIQQDIQSQRKVKPQPPLSDAYLSGMPAKRRKTMQGEGPQLLLSEAVSRAAKAAGARPLTSPESLSRDLEAPEVQESYRQQLRADIQKRLQEDPNYSPQRFPNAHRAFTDDP; encoded by the exons TGTCGAGGGGGACCCCAAGCACAGCATAGTCAGCCGCCCCCCCAGACACCAGCTGTGGCCTCGGAGCCGGTAGCCTTGAGCTCTCAAACATCAGAAGCAGTTGAGAGTGAAGTGCCTCCTCGGGAGCCTATGGAGGCAGAAGAAGTGGAGGAGCGTGCCTCAGCCCAGAGCCCGGAACTCACCCCTTCTGGCCCAGCCCCAGTGggcccagcacctgccccagAGACAAATGCACCCAA TCATCCTTCCCCTGCGGAGTATGTCGAAGTGCTTCAGGAGCTACAGCGGCTtgagagccgccttcagcccttcTTGCAGCGCTACTACGAGGTTCTGGGTACTGCTGCCACCACGGACTACAACAATAAC CAGGAGGGCCGAGAAGAGGACCAGCGCTTGATCAACTTAGTGGGGGAGAGCCTGCGGCTGCTGGGTAACACTTTCGTGGCGCTGTCTGACCTGCGCTGCAATCTGGCCTGTGCGCCCCCACGACACCTGCATGTGGTCCGGCCCATGTCTCACTACACTACCCCCATGGTGCTTCAGCAAGCAGCCATTCCCATCCAG ATCAATGTGGGAACCACTGTGACCATGACGGGGAATGGGACTCGGCCCCCCCCAACTGCCAATGCGGAGGCAGCTCCCCCTGGTCCTGGGCAGGCCTCGTCCCTGGCTCCCACTTCTACCACTGTCGAGTCTTCAACCGAGGGGGCTCCCCCGCCAGGGCCAGCTCCCCCCCCAACCACCAGTCACCCGAGGGTCATCCGAATTTCCCACCAGAGCGTGGAACCCGTGGTCATGATGCACATGAATATCCAAG aTTCCGGCACACAGCCTGGTGGAGTTCCGAGTGCTCCCACTGGCCCCCTAGGACCCCCTGGTCATGGCCAGACCCTGG gctccaccctcatccagctgccctccctgccccctgagTTCATGCACGCCGTCGCCCACCAGATCACTCATCAGGCCATGGTGGCAGCTGTTGCCTCCGCGGCCGCAG GACAGCAGGTGCCAGGCTTCCCTACGGCTCCGACCCGGGTGGTGATTGCCCGGCCCACCCCTCCACAGGCTCGGCCTTCCCATCCTGGGGGGCCCCCCGTCTCGGGTACTCTA CAGGGCTCCGGGCTAGGTACCAATGCTTCTCTGGCCCAGATGGTGAGCGGCCTTGTGGGGCAGCTCCTGATGCAGCCTGTTCTGGTGG CTCAGGGGACCCCAGGAATGGctccacctccagcccctgccaCTGCTTCAGCTAGTGCCGGCACTACCAACACCGCTACCACAGCTGGCCCTGCTCCCGGGGGGcctgcccagcctcctccccctcAGCCCTCGGCCGCCGACCTGCAGTTCTCTCAGCTCCTGGGGAACTTGCTGGGgccagcagggcctggggccGGCGGGCCTGGCATGGCTTCTCCCACCATCACCGTGGCCATGCCCGGCGTCCCCGCCTTTCTACAGGGCATGACTGACTTTCTGCAG GCAGCACAGacagcccctccacccccgccgccgccgccgcccccgcccccagcaccgGAGCAGCAGACTGTGCCCCCACCAGGGTCCCCTTCTGGTGGCACAGGGAGTCCTGGAGGCCTGGGTCTTGAGAGCCTTTCACCGGAGTTTTTTACATCTGTGGTGCAGGGTGTGCTGAActccctgctgggctccctgggggcgCGGGCCGGCAGCAGTGAGAGCATCGCTGCTTTCATCCAGCGCCTCAGCGGATCCAGTAACATCTTCGAGCCTGGGGCAGATGGGGCCCTCG GATTCTTCGGGGCCCTGCTTTCTCTTTTGTGCCAGAACTTTTCCATGGTAGACGTGGTGATGCTTCTTCACGGCCATTTCCAGCCACTGCAGCGGCTCCAGCCCCAGCTGCGGTCCTTTTTCCACCAGCACTACCTGGGTGGCCAAGAGCCCACACCCGGTAACATACGG ACGGCGACCCACACATTGATCACGGGGCTGGAAGAATACGTGCGGGAGAGTTTC TCTTTGGTGCAGGTTCAGCCTGGTGTGGACATCATCCGGACCAACCTGGAGTTTCTCCAGGAGCAGTTCAACAGCATTGCTGCTCATGTGCTGCACTGCACAG ATAGTGGATTTGGGGCCCGTTTGTTGGAGTTGTGTAACCAGGGCCTGTTTGAGTGCCTGGCCCTCAACCTGCACTGCTTGGGGGGCCAGCAGATGGAACTCGCTGCTGTCATCAATGGCCGGATA CGTCGCATGTCTCGTGGGGTGAACCCGTCCCTGGTGAGCTGGCTGACCACTATGATGGGGCTGAGGCTTCAGGTGGTTCTGGAGCACATGCCTGTGGGCCCCGATGCCATCCTCAGATACGTCCGCAGGGTTGGCGACCCACCCCAG CCACTTCCTGAGGAGCCGATGGAAGTTCAGGGATCAGAGAGGACTTCTCCTGAGCCTCAG CGGGAGAATGCCTCCCCGGCCCCAGGAACAACGGCAGAAGAGGCCATGTCTCGAGGGCCTCCTCCTGCACctgagggcggcggcggcggctcccgtGAAGAGCAGGACGGAGCTGCAGCCGAGACTGAGCCTTGGGCAGCTGCCGTCCCCCCA GAGTGGGTCCCGATTATCCAGCAGGACATTCAGAGCCAGCGGAAAGTGAAGCCGCAGCCCCCCTTGAGCGATGCCTACCTCAGTGGTATGCCTGCCAAGAGACGCAAG ACGATGCAGGGTGAGGGCCCCCAGCTGCTTCTCTCAGAGGCCGTGAGCCGGGCAGCTAAGGCAGCCGGAGCTCGGCCCCTGACGAGCCCCGAGAGCCTGAGCCGGGACCTGGAGGCACCAGAGGTTCAGGAGAGCTACAGGCAGCAG ctccGGGCTGATATACAGAAGCGACTGCAGGAAGACCCCAACTACAGCCCCCAGCGCTTCCCTAATGCCCACCGGGCCTTCACTGATGATCCCTAG